The Monomorium pharaonis isolate MP-MQ-018 chromosome 5, ASM1337386v2, whole genome shotgun sequence genome segment CACGGACGATCTGCGGATATTAAGCGCGATCTACAGCCAATTGGGTAATGCATACTTCTATCTGGGCGACTATGTCAAGGCGATGCAGTATCACAAGCTGGATCTAACTCTTGCTCGGAATATGGGTGACAAATTGGGCGAAGCTAAGTCTAGTGGAAATTTGGGCAATACGTTGAAAGTTATGGGCAAGTTTGACGAAGCTATGATATGCTGCAAGAGGCATCTGGAGATCTCCAGAGAGATTGGGGATAAGGTATAGTTCAATAAGAGATAAAAGTTACCGATAttgatatattactttttgtttttgaattatatttcttacacAGAAGCTaagaatatcaatattaagATGTCAATATCaaactatacaaaatttgtttatttaggCGTGATACGTTGTACAATAAAGATGTATGCAAAatcacattaataaaaaaaaaataaatttatgtttgagACATGTCATACTATACGATATGACATGTGTAGACGTGAATTttgtgcaatttaattaatcaacttAAAACTCTTCTTAtttgaaaactattttaagtttgacatttttaatatgagaattttattcttaaaatatcaaatttcaatttaaaaatctgtaaatttatcatttatgtGCAGCTTAGCGAGGGAAGAGCCCTTTATAATTTAGGAAACGTATATCACGCGAAGGGTAAGCAAGCGGGTAGAATAGGTAATCAAGATCCCGGGGAATTCTCTGAGGATGTCCGACAGTGTTTGCAACAGGCTGTGCGCTATTATGAGTAAGATTTCGATTAATCCGCAATTACTGCctctattaactttaaaatttatatagctaataacaatttttattactggCTTGAATGACTTAGAAATTCAAAGTTAGAAtcagaaatacataaatttaatatcgccTATACAAGCCAATACTAAATATTTGCgtgtataattaatcatttatgctagtgataaatttaaacgattaattatacatacgaACATTTAGTGTTAATTCGTAAagatgatattaaatatatatatatatatttcaaatgtatattatatgtacatctgatatcaataatatatctcTCGGTTCtttatagagaaaatttaGAACTTATGAGGGAATTAGAAGATTCTGCAGCTCAAGGTAGAGCGTGTGGTAATTTGGGCAATACATTCTATTTATTGGGCGATTTCCAACAGGCCATTTATTATCACAATGAACGTTTAAAAATCGCCAGAGAATTTGGTGACAAGCCGGCCGAGAGAAGAGCCAATAGTAATTTAGGAAACTCGCATATATTTCTAGGCGAGTTCGAGAAGGCTGCGCAGCATTACAAGTAAATAAACTTAATCCTGAAATTCATATCttgttatgtaattaattaatatattaattattatttaattataaaatctattttatattgtctTTTTCTTGACCTgtagattaatttgtttttattttaaatcataataacgagctagattttatattatgtattaaaaatattatttaatttttaggaGAACCTTAGTTCTTGCACAAGAGTTGGGAGATCGCGAGGTAGAGGCACAGGCATGTTACTCTCTAGGAAATACGTATACTCTCCTGCGTGATTACTCGGCAGCCGTCGAGTATCACTTGTGGCATCTGAGTATAGCTCAGCAGCTTAAAGATCGCGTTGGCGAAGGACGCGCTTGCTGGTCACTGGGCAACGCGTACGCCGCTATGGGCAATCATGAGAAAGCGCTGCACTACGCAAATCTACATCTACACATCTCAAAGGAGCTGGAAGATCAAATGGGCCAAGCTACCGCACAAATGAATGTCGATGACTTACAGAAAATTCTCGGTTTGGAAAAGAATCAGCAAGAAAGCAACAAAGAGAATCTGAACACGCAAAAATTGACAAATGCAGTGAATGTTCCAACAACCATGCCCTGTAGATACAGACTCAGACGACAAAGCATGGACAATCTCGATCTCATTAAGGtttgcataattttcttttttcttgagCTTACACTGGCAAAATGATAGcaggaaaataattatacatctaataatttaatttatttatactttatccatttttttaacttaaaatacaattaatatttacaaaactgaaataaaataatattttttaaaaataaatttttcttctataaaatatatatttttttcaattaacactaaattaattaattaaactaataattattttatttaattagctCACACCCGACGCAAAGCAGAAAGACAAATCGAAAATCGTGTTGAACAAAGACAACAATGCCGACAATGCACAATTTTCTCAAAAGGAAGAAGATAACTTTTTCGATTTGCTGTCCCGATTTCAATCAGGCAGAATGGATGATCAACGCTGTGCTCTCAATACAAAACGCAATCCAAAGTATCGAACAACGCCAGAAATATCAGATATGGATGACAAGTAAgtgaaaatacattaattctttcttttaagtAGGCATAAATCATCTCATTTTACTTCCAGGGACGGCGAGGATCTGCTGGAATTAATCGCAGGAATGCAAAGCAAACGAATGGACGAACAACGAGTAACGTTGCCCTATTTACCAGGGCTGAATACCAATCAAGACTCAGACGATTCCTTTATTGAGATGCTCGTCAAATGCCAGGTTTGAATCTAACTAAAAACTGTCACTGTTACTTAATTCTCATTATACTGATTACtcattatctatttataatttctcttaTCTGTGGAAGAAAGAGCAACATCTcatataagatattatatgTCTCCTTTCAGAGTTCGCGTCTAGAAGACCAACGAAGTCCTCTACCAGCTGCATCAACATTGCAAGATTCCGAGGAAGAAAGGGGCCGAAGAGCCAATGGAAAAACTCATTCAGGTTCCACTGTGCCCGAAGAGGATCTCTTTGCTCTGATCCAAAGACTTCAAGCTGGTCGTATGGAGGATCAAAGGGCTTCTGGACCCGGCAAGGCATGTTAAAACCAACTAGAACAGACGGTTTCTTAAATCCTCGAGACTTATTTCCCATTTGCtgcatttttacattttatgtattctcGATTACATCAATGCCTTCGTTTGCTCATCGTCGCAATTCTACCTACGTGATTGCTTAATAGAGAAGATTCTGTGTTTGAACGGTCGGGTTCTAATTCAAAAAGGCAACGACTCGAATTATCTTGATTGTGCGAAGCAAATTCCAGAGTGCGAAGACGTTCTTTTAAACGTTACTAGTGAAAGTTAATGATACTTCGAAGTTCTGTCGCAAACTGACGCTTAATGTAAAAATGAGATGTAAGTCTCTCTCGGCtctagaattattaaaatttccgaACAGATATCTCGTTTTTGCGCGCACACACTTTTGCACTGATAATTAAAGGAGACTGTCTGCAACTAGCTTTACGTAATAATTGCGCGCGGAACGATGTTTGTATAATAGTGACCTGATAAAGATGAGAAGTCCACGTGTCacctaaatattaatttctttgctCATCTGTCACTAAAACTATAAAAGGTTCTCagattttaacttaaaatatttcgaagATGTATAAGCAGAAAATATGTTTgtgttatttacaatttaaagtactattttctcttttatccTTCAGGTATGGAAATAGTTGAAGAAACGAACTCGTTTTTGCACTCAGGTCTTCGATTCCGTTCAGATAGACTTAATTATTCATTCGCGTAGACTGCTGCATTTAcaacgtaataattaattgatactCCCGTAATCGATTCTGTAGTTTAGCGACTGCTAAAAGTCAGTTGTGCGAAAGCATTACGAAacaatgcaataataaaaataactttttagttgGCTATCTAATAATGACTAACTGCCGTTAGTTTCTGACTACTTCATAGAATAAATTACTGACTTGagtaatacattttctaaataagtTAGTTTTCTGAATAAGTCACATATTAATGTAATGCGTTTTTCGGGCCGACGATGGTCGAGATTTATGTGACATGCCAGTAACTATTATCGGTTTTAGTAGTatcaagatttttataatgccTGCTTCACAGGTCTATAATTGCGCGTGGAAAAACAGGTTTTTCCAAACACTGCCAGCCTTTGAGAGCGtgaattattttcaaacattCGCATTCGTAACAAACGCGAAGAATCTTTCAATGTTCACATTCTCAAGAAAttgtagatttattattttatatacatatatatatatttttcgtgcatatttcaatttacttCCATCTCTATAAAGAGAagcaagattattttttgaaagaatataTTACGCGTAGAGGCGTTATACAATGaatgaaaaaagtatttgCGCACCGCCGAGTTTCACTATTAGTAGCTCTTTTGATTGCTAAATAATTGTGAACAGATAACACCACCAAACAAATTGTGTATACGGGAAAGGTCAAAAAGTAAAGTGTAAAAGTAAAGTGAAGTAAacttataatctttttttataatatataaaatattatgtacatttcttttatttctggTTACAAGAAATCTAATTGTGACTGAAACCATATATGCATTACTTATACTACCGTTCATAAAatcaagaaacttttaacaaaCATACTTGAAATTTTCTCACATctcacaaaataaaagaaataaaaacttaaattaatattattgggttagcaaataaatttgttcGGTTTTTACTTCGGTGcaagtttatttcaatttactcTTGTTTTCGGCATTATCGCGCAAATCGCATACGCATTTGAAAGatcatatttcacatttctattaattttggTTTGGCTAACATCAGTATTGTATGTGCTGTGAATATAGAACTAAATAATCATgcattatcatatttttctcttttatttcaaaaaaggcAAACAAATTGCGGAAgcttataaaaagatatgcCGCATTTATGCTATATATTATAGGGATGATACTGTAATAGAACGCGTATACCAAAAGTGGTTCACTAAATTTTATTCCAGAGATTTCGATGTCATTAATTACGTTTATACGTCAATCTTAATCGGGTTTAATAACTATCGAGTTTTTAAACGAAAAAATGGAATAATTGCGATTGGTCTGTTTAAAAACTACGGTAGTTATTAAATCCGATTAAAACTAACGTGTAAACATAGTTAACGAAGATATTAAGTAAGGGAGTATGTCGATTGCGATCTTCAAACAACTATACACTTTACTTCTTGATTCACTTTTGcgtataagatatatatattatatatagttactgttggatcaaatatttttgaggAATTTTAGATAGAAGAAAAGTTATTCTAAAGTTGATTCTTTATAGCTTCAAAAAAACATGGtgcataaatgttatttttgctTGGTGTATTACATATTCAATAGGAAACTATATTGAATATTAGTGCCAAAGATTCTCAACATGCTGAGAAAGGGAAAGAATCTGTTGAACGTAGAAGGACGCAAACTTACATCGACTGAATCTCTATCGCGCATTATTGTCGCACAAATTCTTTCCATAAAGGCTTACtattgtattgtaaaaatatgtcgATACACATGTCTGACATTACATCTTAATTGACAAAATCAGGGTGGGTACTGCCAAGAAAAACCAAGAAGAacaggtattaatttttatccttGAATTTAAATACCAAAATTTGAGTACCCTCCTTCCCTCTATTCTGAAACTATTAaatgatatatgtatagttcACCTCTTTGTACTTATTATTCTTCGCGATTAGAGAATTAGTTTTCTCCGGCGTATTTTCAATTTGAGTagttttgaaactttaaaatctatttgttATAACACAGTATCTATTTAAACAGACTTTATTTGAGGATTTAAATTAGGATTAATTAGCCGAATGGTAATAACATATTTAGCTGTAGCGCcttatatgttttaataattaaatatatgtacataattgaGTAATTCCATACCGATTGAAACGTCAGATTAGCGACGAGTTGAACAACGACGTTGTCATTTatgcgaaaagaaaaaagaaagttatcAATATcgatataatatacaaaatataagttGACAATTGACTTAACAAAAGTGCAAGAATAGTGATATACCGAATCGAGATCGCTGAGTATCTTTTGCTATGTAtggttataaaattatatttgcaaaagaaGTGTATATACATGGAAAGAGCTTTGATTTAATACATCGagagaagataaaattattactgaaAATACTAAAAGGCAAATGACACTACACTCACAGAAAAGATTTCTGGACTTAATGCTATCATTCTTTGATCTATCATAAAACAGGATCGACATAGCGCCAAgccaatcatatttattatcaaagaagaaatattttatctttaaatggaaagttcttaaatttagaataaaatgacttttgatgctattttattaattttcttagaatgatttagtaaatttgtgacaatcttatgatattctagatttaagaataTCCGATCTGAAGATAGAAAGATTCTGATTTATTCTTAATCTTGTTTTAGTTTTATACTATATGAGGttgtaataagattaaatatgtcaagaatattttttgtcttggTATCAGAAATCCTTTCTGAGAGGCTAATCTTAAAATCTTtgtaattcttctttttttaccaTTGTTTCTTAGGATGCTTTAGATTCTACTtactctattttattttttttatataacaaacattcgttatattaaacattaatataggTTCTTCGTACTAATcgatatgtaatttttagtttCACGATCAtcgagatatataaataatacattccATTCTGTCCATATAATAGTATACAATGTGTAAAGGatcaataaaaagtatatacttttttcagaaataaaatatttacaatttgtcACCCTATGCAGACCTCTTTATCTCTTGAAGATGCAGCTTTCCGCgtctttctttctatttttcccGTAATATGTCGGAAAAgtcaaaaaactttttttccgcTGAGACTAACCACCCTGACGCAAACGTAACGTCGTGGCCTGAATGGAAGGATTCCGATCTGAACAACGAGAAATGGGGAATCCCTAAAGACGGATTATTCCTAGATGCAGAACGTGTCGCGATGCCACGGTCCTTACAACCTGATCACTGGATACGAGCAAAGGATTTGAAGCATTTGACTGTACTATCACTGTTTGCACTTCATATAAcggacattaattttttttaatgtcacaaattttaaattaagtcaGTAATAcacgtaatttatattaatatgttatttgtACACGGAAAcggaaatatttctttagacTTCTCCAACAATATTTTCGACTGCCGTGGTATATCCTGATCTGATCACGAATAATAAACACCTGCTGCACAGCGAGGTACTTCTTTAGTTGTAATTGGACGTAAAATGTAACGACTTGCATATTGCTGCAGATTAGTAAACAAGAATAGTGTTAATGATAATTTCTAGTTTGTGAGATGGTACGTGTCTGCACTGGTGAACTTGCAATATTGCGGTCAGCATGGTTTAGAAATCAGCGGGGAAGGCTCAAATTTCGTCTGGACTGGTCGCCATAGTCCCTGGTATGGTTGGATGTACGTGTATTCCATGAACAAAGCTGGGAAAGGCTCCCATCACCGACCTGTGATAAACCCAAACGGTGGATATAACATTCAGCtcgcaatttatttctataacaGTTTACATAGAAACTTTCTAAATCTGTGATGCTCATTGTTGAATCTCCGATTCTAAAAttgctaataattttttgaatattatttataaatattatattttgagtaGTATGCCATTTCAACCATTTGCATTTCCAAAACcagtaaattaaacaatattagcCGATATATTCTAGGAAAGTATGTCATAAGATTACATCACATGGGATGCTGGCGTCGCATTCTGGTGGACGACACTATTCCCGTGGATAAAAATGGCAGGCCTCTTTTACCGTGCACATCCAACAATTCCGAACTATGGCCGATGCTCCTCGCTAAAGCATTGCTCAAGATTGCTTCGTTGAGTTGGACCAGACACCGCGAGGTTGTCGACTTCCATCCAATTACTTGCCTTACAGGTGGGCATTCGTtttttttcactcttttatttcattttttataaagcaatgactattttagttttaaaaaaaatttctttctttaagcttaattaattttgttatctgctataaattaataaatcattctAATTGATCCTATCAATAGCGCCTAAAGTTTTGcaatatgtaatgtaaaataattcaagatCAGAAAACAACGaattaattactttctttatattatgacttattttatacatataatatattatttactgttttacaattatgatattatttataatactgcATTATGACGTTTGtttcatattaatttgttgataaagatattataagaatCATGggctttacaaaaatattatttgcacaacattattaattaaatagtagATTAAGTTTAAGTTAATATTCGCACCAGAAAAGACTTCATAAAAACGttgtttgttatttgtttaatgATGTAAGATATTAAAGAGATATCTTTATAACCGTTCGCTCGTGTGACCTGAGTAATAACTTTGCggtaatattaaagttaatacctagaaaattttaacaacaGGTTGGACGTGTTTGACGATAAACGTCGCGCATTTGTCATTGCAAGACAAATGGGATTTCCTAACGAAATATTCCGAACATTTCGAATGGACATCACAAATCGAGCACGATTACGCTTCAGGTGTGTTCACAGAATGTACGTGTTCATGACAATCTACGTAATTGGCATTTCTTTGATTACACGTTACATTATTCCCACCTGTATTTCCGAATAGAAAGCTCTGCTAATACAAATAGCGAGacaaaaaaatctgaaaaaactTCGCAGCCGCCCGCCGAGAAACCTCAACCGACCGCACTGTTCCTGCTCTTGGGCGACACGCGAAAACTCGGAAGTGACATAGTGCCCGGTCTGTCGCCCTGCTGGGATCACATAATCCACGTCGTCCAATCGCGCGACGTTCCTTTAGATCCTAAAGATGTAAGAGTATCAAATCTCAGTTAATTTCCTGACttttgtgtaattattattataatttattttataaatgatgagaaagaaaaaataaattcttgaaaaaaacgAAACTTTCTAAATAGcacaaaaacttaaaatatgtataaagaaaGCCAGAATaatgttaaacatattaaatattcttttataagatgtttctatgaaattatttaaactcatttttctttctttatccCGATTGTAACTGGTTTCAACTTAAATTACCTTTTAAGGTAAAACCTCCACTAGCAAAGTGGAAATTTCATCGCTGGTTAAAATGGGCCATTTCACAAAATGTAATCGATCCTGCTGACTACTTCATCCCGATTCGTTATTTACGAGTAATTAGTCCTCTCAAGTATTGCAACGGGAGCGTTGTTCGCAATAAAAGTGACGTTACAGGAAACTCGATCTCTTCGAACGAGATCGAGCGGTCTAATAAATTTACTCGAAGAAGAACGAGATCTCAGAGAGTACCAGACTTGCCCATCACGTCGAAAGAAGAAGCAACGGAAGATATTAATCGATGGATCGACTTCAATAAGATGGCTTCATACGTGACGGACGTACATCTGTTCTACAAATTGGAGTACTTCCAGTGCTCGATTCAAGTAACAGGCGAcacattaaagataaataatgagAATCGAAAAGCAGAAGTACCA includes the following:
- the LOC105838627 gene encoding G-protein-signaling modulator 2, encoding MSLSASAENLSSEGQNSERWNMCLELALEGERLCKAGDCKSGVAFFQAAIQAGTDDLRILSAIYSQLGNAYFYLGDYVKAMQYHKLDLTLARNMGDKLGEAKSSGNLGNTLKVMGKFDEAMICCKRHLEISREIGDKLSEGRALYNLGNVYHAKGKQAGRIGNQDPGEFSEDVRQCLQQAVRYYEENLELMRELEDSAAQGRACGNLGNTFYLLGDFQQAIYYHNERLKIAREFGDKPAERRANSNLGNSHIFLGEFEKAAQHYKRTLVLAQELGDREVEAQACYSLGNTYTLLRDYSAAVEYHLWHLSIAQQLKDRVGEGRACWSLGNAYAAMGNHEKALHYANLHLHISKELEDQMGQATAQMNVDDLQKILGLEKNQQESNKENLNTQKLTNAVNVPTTMPCRYRLRRQSMDNLDLIKLTPDAKQKDKSKIVLNKDNNADNAQFSQKEEDNFFDLLSRFQSGRMDDQRCALNTKRNPKYRTTPEISDMDDKDGEDLLELIAGMQSKRMDEQRVTLPYLPGLNTNQDSDDSFIEMLVKCQSSRLEDQRSPLPAASTLQDSEEERGRRANGKTHSGSTVPEEDLFALIQRLQAGRMEDQRASGPGKVWK